A stretch of the Chlorobiota bacterium genome encodes the following:
- a CDS encoding beta-propeller fold lactonase family protein, whose amino-acid sequence MKLSFCFASIVLLFLVSCKKELPTEPSIVIPSDSDSIIFSKHIQPILKQSCAGIGCHINGEKFNGVSLDSWQDIFNGSKLGAIVVPFSGKKSLLLSIINSDTLFAPVSTPSMPFGRNKLPLSYIKTIKRWIDEGAKNDNSEINLDSPNRQRIFLTSQSEDKVSVIDLEKKLLTRFITVGNRDDNTTPPEAPHNIALSPDKKYFYVNLIASGYIEKYSTETYKKLGELRVGSSPSQIILTKNGENLFVSNFNTNEKFIFMVNTKNMTVIRTIEEVGRGSHSLVLSQDEKFLYSANAYGDEISEIDLTTFEVTRRLSIIPNSPLAPNGVATVEPYHLILSKNGRTIYVSCRKHSEVRVIDIPKWQVIDSIKVGNRPLIIAFTPNEDEIWVPNQADNSLSIINILNSKVTQTISGFKSQPHAIAFTQNSSKAYVTCENQKDPELHHPIIGNSTVSGLVYEVNVLTKSINSNIEVGGFAAGIVIKE is encoded by the coding sequence ATGAAATTATCATTTTGTTTTGCCTCGATTGTACTTCTTTTTTTGGTTTCTTGTAAAAAAGAATTACCAACTGAACCATCAATTGTTATTCCCTCAGATTCTGATTCTATAATTTTTTCTAAACATATTCAACCAATTCTAAAGCAATCATGTGCTGGAATAGGTTGTCATATAAATGGAGAAAAATTCAATGGAGTATCTTTAGATTCTTGGCAAGATATATTTAATGGTTCAAAATTAGGTGCAATAGTAGTTCCTTTTTCAGGCAAGAAAAGTTTACTATTGAGCATTATAAATTCCGATACTTTGTTCGCCCCAGTTTCAACTCCATCAATGCCATTTGGTCGGAATAAATTACCATTATCTTACATCAAAACAATCAAGCGTTGGATAGATGAAGGAGCTAAAAATGATAATAGTGAAATAAACTTAGATTCACCAAATCGTCAAAGAATTTTTCTAACTTCTCAGTCTGAAGATAAAGTTAGTGTAATAGATCTAGAAAAAAAATTGTTAACAAGATTTATTACTGTTGGTAATAGAGATGATAATACAACACCACCTGAAGCTCCACATAATATCGCTCTTTCCCCAGATAAAAAGTATTTTTATGTAAACTTGATTGCTTCTGGTTACATTGAAAAATATTCTACTGAAACCTATAAAAAACTCGGTGAATTGAGAGTTGGTAGTTCTCCATCTCAAATTATTTTAACAAAAAATGGAGAAAATTTGTTTGTATCTAATTTTAATACAAATGAGAAATTCATTTTTATGGTTAATACAAAAAATATGACAGTTATTAGAACAATTGAAGAAGTAGGAAGAGGTTCCCATAGTCTTGTATTAAGTCAGGATGAGAAATTTCTTTATTCTGCTAATGCTTATGGCGATGAAATATCTGAGATTGATTTGACGACATTTGAAGTTACAAGAAGACTTTCAATAATACCTAATTCTCCTTTAGCACCTAATGGAGTTGCAACTGTAGAACCTTATCATTTAATCCTATCTAAAAATGGTAGAACAATTTATGTAAGTTGTAGAAAACATTCAGAAGTAAGAGTAATAGATATTCCAAAATGGCAAGTAATTGACAGTATAAAAGTTGGGAACAGACCACTTATAATAGCATTTACACCTAACGAAGATGAAATCTGGGTACCTAATCAAGCTGATAATAGTCTTTCAATAATTAATATTCTAAATTCTAAGGTAACTCAAACAATTTCTGGTTTCAAAAGCCAACCTCATGCAATAGCATTTACTCAAAATAGCAGTAAAGCATATGTTACTTGTGAGAATCAAAAAGATCCAGAATTACATCATCCAATAATAGGCAATTCAACAGTTTCTGGTTTAGTATATGAAGTTAATGTTCTTACAAAAAGTATTAACTCTAATATTGAAGTAGGAGGATTTGCGGCTGGAATTGTTATAAAGGAGTGA
- a CDS encoding radical SAM protein → MDRPYIFYELTNSICSQCLSKVEAKVIFQDKNVYLHKFCPTHKFEKVLISTDIEYYKKQRNFLKPGQMPVKFNTPVEHGCPYDCGLCTDHEQHSCLTLLEITDNCNLTCPICYAESSPKLLHRSLEQIEFMLNKIIENEGEPDIVQISGGEPTIHPDFFKILDLCKSRPIKHLMINTNGIRIAQEPEFVKQLANYMPGFEIYLQFDSFKVEAHLTLRGADLRNIRLKAIENLNKYNISTNLVVTLVKGLNDDEIGDIIKFAIKQKCVRGITFQPVQIAGRTEDFNPATDRLTLSEVRQNILDQSNVFKSNDIIPVPCHPDCLAMAYALKLGGDVIPLTSLIPDDVWLGVEGNTIVYEQNDDIKDHLFKLFSTSHSPISASLSLRQLLCCIPFVKAPENIGYDNLFRIIIMQFLDPYNFDVRSVKRSCVHIVHPNGKIIPFDTYNIFYREGKESILQPHQIELPNS, encoded by the coding sequence ATGGATCGTCCTTATATTTTTTATGAGTTAACAAATAGCATTTGTTCACAATGTTTATCAAAAGTAGAAGCAAAAGTAATTTTTCAAGATAAAAATGTTTATCTTCATAAATTTTGCCCTACTCACAAATTTGAGAAGGTATTAATATCAACAGATATTGAGTACTATAAAAAACAAAGAAATTTTCTTAAGCCTGGTCAAATGCCAGTTAAATTCAATACTCCTGTTGAACATGGCTGCCCTTATGATTGTGGATTGTGTACTGATCATGAACAGCATAGCTGCTTAACTTTGTTAGAAATCACTGATAATTGTAATCTTACATGCCCAATTTGTTATGCTGAATCTTCACCCAAACTCTTGCATCGTTCTCTTGAGCAAATTGAGTTTATGTTAAACAAAATCATTGAGAATGAAGGCGAACCTGATATTGTACAAATTAGTGGTGGAGAGCCTACAATTCATCCTGATTTCTTTAAAATTTTAGATTTATGTAAATCTAGACCTATTAAGCATTTGATGATAAATACAAATGGAATTAGAATTGCTCAAGAACCAGAATTTGTAAAACAACTTGCAAATTATATGCCGGGGTTTGAAATTTATCTTCAGTTTGATTCTTTTAAAGTAGAAGCACATTTAACTCTAAGAGGGGCAGATTTGAGAAATATTCGATTAAAGGCTATTGAAAATTTAAACAAATATAATATCTCTACAAATTTAGTTGTTACCTTAGTTAAAGGTCTGAATGATGATGAAATTGGTGATATTATTAAATTTGCTATAAAGCAAAAATGTGTTAGAGGTATAACTTTTCAACCTGTTCAAATTGCAGGAAGAACAGAAGATTTTAATCCAGCTACTGATAGGTTAACTCTGTCTGAAGTCCGACAAAACATACTTGATCAAAGTAATGTTTTTAAATCTAATGATATAATTCCTGTTCCTTGTCATCCAGATTGTTTGGCTATGGCTTATGCTTTAAAATTAGGTGGTGATGTAATCCCTCTTACAAGCCTTATACCAGATGATGTGTGGCTTGGTGTTGAGGGGAATACAATTGTTTATGAACAAAATGATGATATTAAAGATCATTTATTTAAACTCTTTTCAACTTCTCATTCACCTATTTCTGCCTCTTTATCTTTAAGACAGCTATTATGCTGTATTCCGTTTGTAAAAGCTCCAGAGAATATCGGGTATGATAATCTTTTTAGAATTATTATCATGCAATTTTTAGATCCATATAATTTTGATGTACGCTCAGTTAAAAGATCTTGTGTTCATATAGTACACCCTAATGGAAAAATTATTCCCTTTGATACTTATAATATCTTTTATAGAGAAGGAAAGGAATCCATTTTACAACCTCATCAAATAGAACTTCCTAATTCTTGA
- a CDS encoding mannose-1-phosphate guanylyltransferase, with the protein MNIYAVIMAGGVGARLWPRSREKSPKQLLHILGEGTMLQNTISRLQPFIPYDKILIVTNKLQIEQVHEQNPQIPYENIISEPFGRNTAPCVALAAFVLQARDPNAVMITLPADHHIQNVGEFQRLLSMTSIAADELNCLATIGISPTRPETGYGYIQRNDQTDKYNPFFNDGLRRVLTFAEKPDFNTAERFIASGDFLWNSGMFIWKVDTILDAFKEHLPLIFDELTYVKDKIGTNKFESALVNAYSNIHPISIDYGIMEKAHNVFVAQGDFGWSDVGSWDEAYRLARKDSDGNFIEGDVIAVNVKNSFIRSDNQMIAVVGLEDVIVIDTSDAILICKKGSSQNVQAVVDYLRRKKINSLL; encoded by the coding sequence ATGAATATTTATGCAGTTATAATGGCTGGTGGTGTAGGTGCTAGACTTTGGCCACGTAGTCGTGAGAAATCTCCAAAGCAACTTCTTCATATTTTAGGTGAAGGGACAATGCTTCAAAACACTATCTCTAGGTTACAACCTTTTATTCCTTATGATAAGATATTAATAGTTACAAATAAATTACAGATTGAACAAGTTCATGAACAGAATCCCCAAATACCTTATGAAAATATTATTTCAGAACCATTTGGTAGAAACACTGCTCCTTGCGTTGCACTAGCTGCTTTTGTATTACAAGCTAGAGATCCTAATGCCGTTATGATTACATTACCAGCAGATCATCATATTCAAAATGTTGGAGAATTTCAAAGATTGTTATCAATGACTTCTATTGCTGCAGATGAATTGAATTGTTTGGCAACAATTGGAATATCTCCAACAAGACCTGAAACTGGTTATGGTTACATTCAAAGAAATGATCAAACAGATAAATATAATCCCTTTTTTAATGATGGCTTAAGAAGAGTACTTACATTTGCTGAAAAGCCAGATTTTAATACAGCAGAAAGGTTTATAGCAAGTGGTGATTTTTTATGGAATAGTGGTATGTTTATTTGGAAAGTTGATACTATATTAGATGCTTTTAAGGAACATCTACCTTTGATTTTTGATGAACTTACTTATGTGAAAGATAAAATTGGAACTAACAAATTCGAATCTGCATTAGTAAATGCCTATAGTAATATTCATCCTATCTCAATTGATTATGGAATTATGGAAAAAGCACATAATGTTTTTGTAGCTCAAGGGGATTTTGGCTGGAGTGATGTTGGTAGCTGGGATGAGGCTTACAGATTAGCTCGTAAAGACTCTGATGGTAATTTTATTGAAGGTGATGTAATTGCCGTAAATGTCAAAAATTCATTTATTAGAAGTGATAACCAAATGATTGCAGTTGTTGGTTTAGAAGATGTTATTGTAATAGATACATCAGATGCAATTCTTATTTGCAAAAAAGGTTCCTCTCAAAATGTTCAAGCAGTTGTTGATTATTTAAGAAGAAAAAAAATTAATAGTTTGTTGTAA
- a CDS encoding M1 family metallopeptidase has translation MKNIYNFNIKYVVLVNAILLQWFTFLNAQTPKLVVNNVPTALQNFETSFDVLNYNAKLDLTFAPLANVKGICIITIKWLKNPEHFTFYLRDLQVDSINFVNSEVAKFEFVNDSYVVKTPINTKVGDTLKIIVKYSGKMTAESGTGSWGGVFSNGGMLYSIGVGFHANYVSTTRHWLPCFDHPQDKATCNLSFIVKKGLSVASVGSLVSKINNDSTSIFNWESKDQMSTYLMTFSVDNLVPLNFYSNILNIPIVVYSKPVDTLSTRISFKNLPRMVEFLSKTFIPYPFEKVGFVNTPTGSMEHQTLISINQSISKSRDTINETGFHELSHQWFGDLVTCADFRYAWLNESFATFCETLWREELGGKVEYFNSQEKRKNSYLSTTKQEGLLPLEDFSRMPPSSNYPATIYSKGAVVLGMLRFELGDSLFFGSIRNYLKKFSYSIATTDDLKNSFENFSGKNLDWFFDQWIKRIGFPIIEAELELKNKNQYVVKLNQVQSDTLGKFINIPVDIKFDLVDGKSFNKVFYLNERLQFYPFDTPNTIQKITINKGNNVIGLYDIKKVTTSSVNETVRTFFDSNEVQIIAKPNPVRLSTGYISIEIKKLSDCSEILYQLYDTSGKKIISDKSIKCDFILNVRNLNSGGYILNINSKQGNFDIPVNIVR, from the coding sequence ATGAAAAATATTTACAATTTCAATATAAAATATGTAGTATTAGTTAATGCTATATTACTTCAATGGTTTACATTTTTAAATGCTCAAACCCCTAAATTGGTTGTGAATAATGTACCGACTGCTTTGCAAAATTTTGAGACTTCATTTGACGTTTTAAATTACAATGCAAAACTAGATTTAACTTTTGCACCATTAGCTAATGTTAAAGGGATTTGTATTATTACAATTAAATGGTTAAAAAATCCTGAACATTTTACTTTTTATCTAAGAGATTTACAAGTTGACAGTATCAATTTTGTTAATTCTGAAGTAGCAAAATTTGAGTTTGTTAATGATAGCTATGTTGTAAAAACACCCATAAATACTAAGGTTGGAGATACTCTAAAAATAATTGTTAAATATTCTGGTAAAATGACAGCCGAGTCTGGTACAGGTAGTTGGGGAGGTGTATTCTCAAATGGTGGGATGCTCTATTCAATAGGTGTAGGCTTCCATGCAAATTATGTCTCAACTACTCGCCATTGGCTTCCTTGCTTTGATCATCCACAAGATAAAGCTACTTGCAACTTAAGTTTTATAGTCAAAAAAGGATTAAGTGTTGCTTCTGTTGGTTCATTAGTAAGTAAGATTAATAATGATTCAACATCTATTTTTAATTGGGAATCTAAAGATCAAATGTCTACATATTTGATGACTTTTAGTGTTGATAATTTAGTACCGTTGAATTTTTATTCTAATATATTAAATATACCTATAGTCGTTTATTCAAAACCAGTGGATACATTATCCACTAGAATTAGTTTTAAAAACCTACCTAGAATGGTTGAATTTTTAAGTAAAACATTTATTCCTTATCCTTTTGAAAAAGTTGGTTTTGTAAACACCCCTACAGGTTCAATGGAACACCAAACTCTTATATCTATTAATCAGAGTATATCAAAATCTAGAGATACAATTAATGAAACTGGATTTCATGAATTATCTCACCAATGGTTTGGGGATTTAGTTACTTGTGCTGATTTCAGATATGCTTGGCTTAATGAATCTTTTGCAACTTTTTGTGAAACTTTATGGAGAGAAGAATTAGGAGGTAAAGTTGAATATTTCAATTCTCAAGAAAAGCGTAAGAACTCTTATTTAAGTACAACAAAACAAGAAGGTTTATTACCACTTGAAGATTTTTCTAGAATGCCTCCATCATCAAATTATCCTGCTACGATTTACTCAAAAGGTGCAGTAGTTTTGGGGATGCTTAGATTTGAATTGGGTGATTCTTTATTTTTTGGGAGTATAAGAAACTATTTAAAAAAATTCTCTTATTCTATTGCAACTACTGATGATTTAAAAAATTCATTTGAAAATTTCTCGGGCAAAAATTTAGATTGGTTTTTTGATCAATGGATTAAGAGAATTGGTTTCCCAATCATTGAAGCTGAATTAGAATTAAAAAATAAAAACCAATATGTAGTTAAATTAAATCAAGTTCAATCTGATACACTTGGTAAGTTTATAAATATTCCAGTTGATATTAAATTTGATTTAGTTGATGGAAAATCATTTAACAAAGTTTTTTATCTAAACGAAAGATTGCAATTTTATCCATTCGATACTCCTAACACAATTCAAAAAATAACCATAAATAAAGGGAATAATGTTATTGGTTTGTATGATATAAAAAAAGTTACAACTTCAAGTGTTAATGAAACAGTTAGAACTTTTTTTGATAGTAATGAAGTGCAGATTATTGCAAAACCAAACCCAGTTAGATTAAGTACCGGTTATATTTCTATAGAAATAAAAAAATTATCAGATTGTAGTGAAATATTATATCAACTCTATGATACATCAGGAAAAAAAATCATTTCAGATAAAAGCATTAAATGTGATTTTATTTTAAATGTTAGAAATTTAAATTCTGGAGGATATATTTTAAATATAAATTCCAAGCAAGGAAATTTTGATATTCCAGTTAATATTGTTAGATAA
- a CDS encoding c-type cytochrome — protein sequence MKNFTNYLFITILFINIIGCEILDPNPGPKPVTTIKNSGVILDTTTPSITRGSQLFGKLCSSCHGDSAEGSIVYSGSLVGKKNIDSIVKHGRKAMPAFSDLSDSSIKSIELFLKSLVVILTNETGQELYIKFCSSCHGDSVTGTPTFSGSIKGYTHIKDIVKNGKGKMSSIDLDDAPIAKIQDYLLSLKTDTKKLSGNDYYKAVCSGCHSSEGDGVANKGYQIKNPDIGFSNWVIRNGRTQYGSGFNDPMPSYGKDTLSDIQLNEIITLLRTIPKPTTGNGLYVRFCQNCHGTNARGGSVGVNIKNEGNFSNVIRSGKGGVVYSNRNKFMPKWNSTELNDSEIKLIQVYVSKL from the coding sequence TTGAAAAATTTTACCAACTATTTATTTATCACAATTTTATTTATAAATATAATAGGTTGTGAGATATTAGACCCTAATCCAGGTCCAAAGCCAGTTACAACAATTAAGAATTCAGGTGTTATATTAGATACTACTACTCCTTCAATAACTAGAGGGTCTCAATTGTTTGGCAAACTTTGTTCATCTTGTCATGGAGACTCTGCAGAAGGTTCAATAGTTTACTCTGGTAGTTTAGTAGGAAAAAAAAACATAGATTCTATTGTTAAACATGGAAGAAAAGCAATGCCAGCTTTTAGCGATTTATCTGATTCTTCTATTAAATCTATAGAACTTTTTTTAAAAAGTTTGGTAGTAATTCTAACAAATGAAACTGGTCAGGAATTGTATATAAAATTTTGTTCAAGTTGTCACGGTGATAGTGTAACTGGAACACCAACTTTTTCTGGATCAATTAAAGGATATACTCATATTAAAGATATAGTAAAAAATGGAAAAGGTAAAATGAGTTCCATTGATTTGGATGACGCTCCAATTGCCAAAATTCAAGATTATTTACTTTCACTTAAAACTGATACAAAAAAATTAAGTGGAAATGATTATTATAAAGCAGTGTGCAGTGGTTGTCATTCTAGTGAAGGTGATGGCGTAGCAAACAAGGGATATCAAATTAAAAACCCTGATATTGGTTTTTCGAATTGGGTTATTAGAAATGGTAGAACACAGTATGGTTCTGGTTTTAATGATCCAATGCCCTCTTATGGTAAAGATACATTATCCGATATTCAACTCAATGAGATTATAACATTGCTTCGAACAATTCCTAAACCTACAACTGGCAATGGATTATATGTTAGATTCTGTCAGAATTGCCATGGTACTAATGCAAGGGGTGGTTCGGTAGGTGTAAATATTAAAAATGAAGGTAATTTCTCAAATGTGATTCGAAGCGGAAAGGGTGGAGTTGTTTATTCTAATAGAAATAAATTTATGCCAAAATGGAATTCGACTGAATTAAATGATTCAGAGATTAAATTAATTCAAGTTTATGTAAGTAAGTTGTAG
- a CDS encoding class I SAM-dependent methyltransferase, with the protein MIKVYSKHPLYEISGVLFFSKENNFENEYLSLRIKEERVYTDDVIKILPDINKNYKHYFEWQIRKKSSDNFINYLNKKFTNEIKILEIGCGNGWLINKIAQSNLSLKCIGLDINKYELIQARKNFENDRIDFCYGNIFDDIFIEKSFDVILIASSIQYFKDINLLFDKLFLLLNTSGEIHIIDSPLYKISELEVARLKSQKYYKSIGFEGMSELYFHHSINEFENYNLEMIYNPNIIFNKISSKFLKDKTPFPWIKFKK; encoded by the coding sequence ATGATTAAAGTATATAGTAAGCATCCATTATATGAAATTTCAGGTGTTTTATTCTTTAGTAAAGAGAATAATTTTGAGAATGAATATTTATCTTTAAGAATTAAAGAAGAGAGAGTTTATACGGATGATGTTATTAAAATTTTACCAGATATAAATAAAAACTATAAACATTATTTTGAATGGCAGATTAGAAAAAAATCATCAGATAATTTTATTAATTATTTAAATAAGAAATTTACAAATGAAATAAAAATTTTAGAAATTGGATGTGGTAATGGTTGGTTAATTAATAAAATAGCTCAATCGAATTTATCTTTAAAATGTATAGGCTTAGATATAAATAAATATGAATTAATTCAAGCTAGAAAAAATTTTGAAAATGATAGAATTGATTTTTGTTATGGTAATATTTTTGATGATATTTTTATTGAAAAATCTTTTGATGTAATTTTAATTGCAAGTTCAATTCAATATTTTAAGGATATAAATTTATTGTTTGATAAATTATTTTTGTTGTTAAATACGAGTGGTGAAATTCATATTATAGATTCACCATTGTATAAGATTTCTGAGTTAGAAGTGGCAAGACTTAAGAGTCAAAAATATTATAAATCAATTGGTTTTGAAGGTATGTCAGAATTATATTTTCATCATTCAATTAATGAATTTGAAAATTACAATTTAGAAATGATTTACAATCCTAATATTATTTTCAATAAAATTTCATCAAAATTTTTAAAAGATAAAACACCATTCCCTTGGATAAAATTTAAAAAATAA
- a CDS encoding C40 family peptidase, whose protein sequence is MTRFSLSKSLAQCFLTLTFIVVPFLNDNSSTLYANVIRKAKRGNAISAMENSKRMLAKKLPDIAILAGLNLADYKNLEVENLSGGEYPDPTKSHLIEKVSINKYNEDSFEDEANLEEQENNENVVEDTEYMKSEFLGFLSTMSPQKSFQDNILFNNHSEGLIKTVMNWLGTRYRYGGMGRNGIDCSAYTGTVFRAIGVNLPRTARMQYNVGSTISRENLQYGDLIFFNTRGGVSHVGIYLGNDLFTHSSSRYGVTVSELTASYYSARYIGGRRVTSFSENISSN, encoded by the coding sequence ATGACAAGATTTTCTCTCTCAAAATCTCTTGCTCAATGTTTTTTAACATTGACATTTATTGTAGTACCATTTTTAAATGATAATTCTTCAACGCTTTATGCAAATGTTATTCGTAAAGCAAAACGTGGAAATGCTATTTCTGCTATGGAGAATTCGAAAAGAATGTTAGCTAAGAAGTTACCTGATATTGCAATTTTAGCTGGACTTAATCTAGCAGATTACAAAAATCTTGAAGTTGAAAATTTAAGTGGTGGGGAATATCCAGACCCAACCAAATCTCATTTAATTGAAAAGGTTTCAATTAATAAATATAATGAGGATTCTTTTGAAGATGAAGCAAATTTAGAAGAACAAGAAAACAATGAAAATGTTGTAGAAGATACTGAGTATATGAAATCTGAATTTTTAGGTTTCTTATCAACTATGTCTCCACAAAAAAGTTTTCAGGATAATATACTTTTTAATAATCATTCTGAAGGTCTAATTAAAACTGTTATGAACTGGTTAGGAACACGCTATAGATATGGTGGTATGGGAAGAAATGGGATTGATTGTTCTGCTTATACAGGTACTGTTTTCCGTGCTATTGGTGTTAATCTTCCAAGAACTGCTAGAATGCAATATAATGTTGGCTCAACTATTAGCCGTGAAAATTTACAATATGGTGATTTGATTTTCTTTAATACTCGTGGAGGGGTTTCTCATGTTGGCATTTATTTAGGGAATGATTTGTTTACTCATTCATCAAGCAGATATGGAGTTACAGTTTCAGAATTAACTGCAAGTTATTATTCAGCTCGATATATTGGTGGAAGAAGAGTGACTAGCTTTTCAGAAAATATTTCAAGTAACTAG
- a CDS encoding ABC transporter substrate-binding protein, with the protein MINIHRISLFLVVCLLLPSCSKEAPRSASNAFYYNESDGLNTLDPARIGARAPWWIGSQIFTGLVGLDDNLNTKPLIAKSWEVSTDGLVWTFNLRSDVKFADDDCFQNKKGRKLTAADIKYSFERICNPTSSSTGFWIFRGKVKGADEFYKGLEDKKIDSPKEVTGFEVVNDSVFKITLVVPFAPFLSMLSIPYAYIVPIEAIEKYGQDFQKHPVGAGPFVLISWKPDEILVLKKNSNYYEKDSQNNQLPYLDSVVVTFIKDSKTEFLEFSQGKFDMVSNLDPTLADVVFDKSGKNLSGEYMKYHLHLKPALSVEYYGFNLDESTIGGKGSLLATNKYLRKAINWGIDRKSIIDYVLKGKAIEANYGPIPPGTPGFAGVVGYMFDKERALKYLDSAGFPNGKGLPEFTLQIGQNEKSASIAETIQDQLKKIGIKIKLVQVDFPQHREMILDGKLPFWRTSWIADYPDAENFMALFYSPNKAPQGPNTTHYSNKTVDSLYKLALNPNLKKEERMVYYARAERVLLDDAPWVFLYYSIIQRITQPNLSGYSVDALDRLSLTRVKKVAQLDGINKVK; encoded by the coding sequence TTGATAAATATCCATAGAATATCACTTTTTTTAGTTGTTTGTTTGTTACTTCCTTCGTGTTCAAAGGAAGCACCTAGAAGTGCAAGTAATGCATTCTATTATAATGAAAGTGATGGACTAAATACTTTAGACCCTGCAAGAATTGGGGCTCGAGCTCCTTGGTGGATAGGTTCTCAAATTTTTACAGGTTTAGTTGGTTTGGATGATAATTTGAATACTAAACCCCTTATTGCAAAAAGTTGGGAAGTAAGTACTGATGGATTAGTTTGGACTTTTAATTTAAGAAGTGATGTAAAATTTGCTGATGATGATTGTTTTCAAAATAAAAAAGGAAGAAAGTTAACTGCAGCAGATATAAAATATAGTTTTGAAAGGATTTGCAATCCAACTAGTTCATCAACTGGGTTTTGGATATTTAGGGGTAAAGTTAAAGGTGCTGATGAATTTTATAAAGGATTAGAAGACAAAAAAATTGATTCACCAAAAGAGGTTACAGGATTTGAAGTTGTAAATGATTCTGTTTTTAAAATAACGCTTGTAGTTCCTTTTGCACCTTTTTTATCTATGTTGTCAATTCCTTATGCATACATTGTTCCTATAGAAGCTATTGAAAAATATGGACAAGATTTTCAAAAGCACCCAGTTGGAGCAGGACCTTTTGTTTTAATTTCTTGGAAACCAGATGAAATTTTAGTTTTAAAGAAAAACTCAAATTATTACGAGAAAGATAGTCAAAATAACCAACTTCCTTACTTAGATTCGGTTGTTGTTACTTTCATTAAAGATTCCAAAACTGAGTTCTTAGAGTTTTCTCAAGGAAAATTTGATATGGTTTCTAATTTAGATCCAACTTTAGCTGATGTTGTTTTTGATAAATCTGGGAAAAATTTATCAGGTGAATATATGAAATATCATCTACATTTAAAGCCAGCATTGAGTGTAGAGTATTATGGATTTAATTTAGATGAAAGTACTATTGGTGGAAAAGGATCTTTGTTAGCTACGAATAAATATTTAAGAAAAGCAATAAATTGGGGGATAGATAGAAAATCAATTATAGATTATGTATTAAAAGGAAAAGCTATAGAAGCTAATTATGGTCCTATTCCTCCAGGTACTCCAGGTTTTGCTGGCGTTGTTGGTTATATGTTTGATAAGGAAAGGGCATTGAAATATCTTGATTCTGCAGGATTTCCAAATGGTAAAGGTTTGCCAGAGTTTACTTTGCAAATAGGTCAAAATGAAAAGAGTGCTTCTATTGCTGAAACTATACAAGATCAATTAAAGAAAATAGGAATTAAAATAAAACTTGTTCAAGTTGATTTTCCACAACATCGTGAAATGATTTTAGATGGAAAACTACCATTCTGGAGAACAAGTTGGATTGCAGATTATCCAGATGCTGAAAATTTTATGGCTCTATTTTATAGTCCGAATAAGGCACCACAAGGTCCTAACACAACTCATTATTCAAATAAAACAGTTGATTCGTTATATAAATTAGCTTTAAATCCAAATTTGAAAAAAGAGGAACGCATGGTCTATTATGCTCGTGCTGAACGAGTTCTTTTAGATGATGCACCTTGGGTATTTTTATATTATAGTATTATTCAACGCATCACTCAGCCAAATCTCTCTGGCTATAGTGTTGATGCTCTTGATAGATTATCATTAACAAGAGTTAAAAAGGTTGCTCAGTTAGATGGTATCAATAAAGTAAAGTAA